In Duganella zoogloeoides, a single genomic region encodes these proteins:
- a CDS encoding pyrimidine 5'-nucleotidase, whose amino-acid sequence MNTTLSSPVWLFDLDNTLHNASYAIFPAIVANMNLYIARVLGDGITPASDAVVDAARTQYWRRYGATLLGLVKHHNVQAAHFLHETHSIEDLTSLIRAERGLRQLLRRLPGRKILLTNAPHRYSTQVLRHLGLHRSFGHHIAVEAMTVNRQLRPKPSKLLLRKLMRMHRLTPANCILVEDTLANLRSAHALGMRTAWVTQYLTLRDTAGLAHPQKRLIRPAYVDVKVKSVRNLPARLHRLR is encoded by the coding sequence TTCGTACGCGATTTTTCCGGCCATCGTCGCCAATATGAACCTCTACATCGCCCGCGTGCTGGGCGACGGCATCACGCCCGCCAGCGACGCCGTGGTCGATGCCGCGCGCACCCAGTACTGGCGCCGCTACGGCGCCACCCTGCTCGGACTGGTCAAGCACCACAACGTGCAGGCCGCGCACTTTTTGCACGAGACCCACAGCATCGAGGATTTGACCTCGCTGATCCGCGCCGAGCGCGGGCTGCGCCAGCTGTTGCGCCGCCTGCCGGGCCGCAAGATCCTGCTGACCAACGCGCCGCACCGCTATTCCACCCAGGTGCTGCGCCACCTGGGCCTGCACCGCTCGTTCGGCCACCACATCGCGGTCGAAGCGATGACGGTCAACCGCCAATTGCGGCCCAAGCCATCGAAACTGCTGCTGCGCAAACTGATGCGCATGCACCGCCTGACGCCGGCGAACTGCATCCTGGTCGAGGACACGCTGGCCAATTTGCGCAGCGCCCACGCGCTGGGCATGCGCACCGCGTGGGTCACGCAGTACCTGACATTGCGCGACACGGCCGGTCTGGCCCATCCACAAAAAAGGCTGATCCGCCCCGCTTATGTCGATGTCAAAGTAAAATCTGTCCGGAACTTGCCGGCGCGGCTGCATCGCCTGCGCTGA
- the slmA gene encoding nucleoid occlusion factor SlmA, translated as MASTPPGQRRLDILQALAEMLEQPKGDKITTAALARKLGFSEAALYRHFASKAQMFEGLIEFIESSVFGLINQIAERHDDGLTQARDIVGMLLHFASQNPGMTRVLIGEALVNEDDRLQLRMNQFYDRVELALKQALRVAATEGHGREEEVAPRAAMLASFVIGRWHRYAKSGFKNNPTQDAPLHIALLLA; from the coding sequence ATGGCAAGCACACCGCCCGGCCAGCGCCGCCTGGACATTCTCCAAGCGCTGGCGGAGATGCTGGAACAGCCCAAGGGCGACAAGATCACCACGGCCGCCCTGGCGCGCAAGCTGGGCTTTTCCGAGGCGGCGCTGTACCGCCACTTCGCCAGCAAGGCGCAAATGTTCGAGGGCCTGATCGAATTCATCGAGTCCAGCGTTTTTGGTTTGATCAACCAGATCGCCGAACGCCACGACGACGGCCTGACGCAGGCGCGCGACATCGTCGGCATGTTGCTGCACTTCGCCAGCCAGAACCCGGGCATGACACGGGTGCTGATCGGCGAGGCGCTGGTCAACGAAGACGACCGCCTGCAACTGCGCATGAACCAGTTCTACGACCGCGTGGAACTGGCCCTCAAGCAGGCCTTGCGCGTGGCCGCCACCGAAGGCCACGGCCGCGAAGAAGAAGTCGCGCCGCGCGCCGCCATGCTGGCCAGCTTCGTCATCGGCCGCTGGCACCGCTACGCCAAGAGCGGCTTCAAGAACAACCCGACCCAGGACGCGCCGCTGCACATCGCGCTGCTGCTGGCGTAA
- a CDS encoding chorismate-binding protein gives MSMTAECFALLDDASPLLDGATVAATSRLYTDHVATLRCDTIGDWRQVLDAMQAALARGEYAVTLCSYELGVALLGIADGLPGTSHRRPAATGSETPTIPDGSATAAASVHGPGAAAMTAPALLAQVLLFRRCELKTAAEVGDWLAARSFPIARPAGIANVRANIDQPAFDAALARIHAYIEAGDTYQVNYTMRLRFDAFGGIHALYARLRARQPVPYGALVQCEDGSAVLSLSPELFVRHAGGVLTARPMKGTAPAAPPTQADTHADDNLARARALAADPKNRAENLMIVDLLRNDIARVAQTGSVQVPALFDVQRYGSVLQMTSTITASLRPDATLAQVFEALYPCGSITGAPKRRAMEIIGELEPDPRGIYTGAIGWFDPTTDANPGTVGDFCLAVPIRTLALGAPDAATGVAQGEMGVGAGIVYDSASGDEYDECHLKARFLTGLPNSFEIFETMLVTPEQGVQHRARHLRRLAASAAYFGFAWDGKAANAYLDAACSMLKDEAQNGLATVAAFRLRLALAQSGAFTVQHAPLAPLPEPVRVLLAPDTTAAGDLFLRHKTSIRTRYDNAWRDAEAQGAFDTLFFNDRGELTEGGRSNVFVKVDGRWLTPALHCGVLPGVMRSVLLDDPAWQASEAVITREMLERAEELVVCNALRGAMKATL, from the coding sequence ATGTCCATGACCGCCGAATGCTTTGCCCTGCTCGATGACGCGAGCCCGCTGCTCGATGGCGCCACCGTCGCCGCGACCTCACGCCTGTACACCGACCACGTCGCCACGCTGCGCTGCGACACCATCGGCGACTGGCGGCAAGTGCTGGACGCCATGCAGGCAGCGCTGGCGCGCGGCGAGTACGCGGTCACGCTGTGCAGCTACGAGCTCGGAGTAGCGTTGCTGGGCATCGCTGACGGGCTACCCGGCACATCGCACCGCCGCCCTGCCGCGACCGGCAGCGAGACGCCCACCATCCCGGACGGCTCGGCCACTGCGGCAGCGTCGGTGCATGGGCCTGGTGCGGCTGCAATGACCGCCCCGGCGCTGCTGGCACAGGTACTGCTGTTTCGCCGGTGCGAACTGAAAACCGCGGCCGAGGTGGGCGACTGGCTGGCGGCGCGTTCATTCCCGATCGCGCGCCCGGCCGGCATCGCCAACGTGCGCGCCAATATCGACCAGCCGGCCTTCGATGCCGCGCTGGCGCGCATCCACGCCTATATCGAGGCTGGCGACACCTACCAGGTCAACTACACCATGCGGCTGCGCTTTGACGCGTTTGGCGGCATCCATGCGCTGTATGCGCGGCTGCGCGCGCGCCAGCCGGTGCCGTATGGCGCGCTGGTACAGTGTGAGGACGGTTCGGCAGTACTGTCGCTGTCGCCCGAGCTGTTCGTGCGCCACGCGGGCGGCGTGCTCACTGCGCGGCCGATGAAGGGCACGGCGCCGGCCGCGCCGCCAACCCAGGCAGACACGCACGCGGATGACAACCTGGCGCGCGCGCGCGCGCTGGCGGCGGATCCGAAAAACCGCGCCGAAAACCTGATGATCGTCGACCTGCTGCGCAACGACATCGCGCGCGTGGCGCAAACCGGCAGCGTGCAGGTGCCGGCGCTGTTCGACGTGCAGCGCTACGGCAGCGTGCTGCAAATGACTTCCACCATCACCGCCAGTCTGCGCCCCGACGCCACGCTGGCGCAGGTGTTCGAGGCGCTGTACCCGTGCGGCTCGATCACCGGCGCACCCAAGCGCCGCGCCATGGAAATCATCGGCGAACTCGAACCCGACCCGCGCGGCATCTACACCGGCGCCATCGGCTGGTTCGATCCGACGACTGACGCCAACCCGGGCACGGTGGGCGACTTCTGCCTGGCAGTGCCGATCCGCACCCTGGCCCTGGGCGCGCCCGATGCCGCCACCGGCGTGGCGCAAGGCGAAATGGGCGTGGGCGCCGGCATCGTCTACGACAGCGCCAGCGGCGACGAATACGACGAATGCCACCTCAAGGCGCGTTTCTTGACGGGACTGCCCAACAGCTTCGAGATTTTCGAGACCATGCTGGTCACGCCGGAACAAGGCGTACAGCACCGCGCGCGCCACCTGCGGCGCCTGGCGGCATCGGCAGCGTACTTCGGTTTCGCGTGGGACGGCAAGGCAGCCAACGCCTACCTGGACGCGGCGTGCTCGATGCTGAAGGACGAAGCACAGAACGGTCTGGCGACCGTGGCGGCATTCCGCCTGCGGCTGGCGCTGGCGCAATCGGGCGCCTTCACGGTACAGCACGCGCCGCTGGCGCCGTTGCCGGAGCCAGTGCGGGTACTGCTGGCGCCCGACACCACCGCTGCCGGCGACCTGTTCCTGCGCCACAAGACCAGCATCCGCACCCGCTACGACAACGCCTGGCGCGACGCCGAAGCGCAAGGCGCGTTCGATACGCTGTTTTTCAACGACCGCGGCGAGCTGACCGAAGGTGGCCGCAGCAATGTATTCGTCAAGGTCGATGGCCGCTGGCTGACGCCGGCCCTGCACTGCGGCGTGCTGCCGGGCGTGATGCGCAGCGTGCTGCTCGACGATCCGGCGTGGCAGGCCAGCGAGGCGGTGATCACGCGCGAGATGCTGGAACGCGCAGAGGAACTGGTGGTGTGCAACGCCCTGCGCGGCGCGATGAAAGCCACGCTGTAG
- the ftrA gene encoding transcriptional regulator FtrA, with the protein MKKHLVVALAYDRLCTFEFGCTVELFALERPELGVDWYDFAVCAIEPGPIRAAGGITVQAPYAPELLALADTIVIPGWRDADEAPPPALLDLLRAAHARGARLCSICSGVFVLAAAGVLDGQRATTHWRYAERLAQRHPRIRVEPDLLYVDNGQVITAAGSAAGLDMLLHLVRRDYGARVGNMVAQRLVIAPHREGGQAQFVPRPVASSEGGRLSRLLDWLRGNLALPHTVAAMADRAAMSPRTLQRQFQQATGLGPVDWLIRERIALAKELLEAPEVPLAQVAERSGFGSMESLRHHFRRVAGTTPGAYRKRFGLGANG; encoded by the coding sequence ATGAAAAAACACCTGGTGGTCGCACTGGCCTACGACCGCCTGTGCACCTTCGAATTCGGCTGCACGGTCGAATTGTTCGCGCTCGAGCGTCCCGAACTGGGCGTGGACTGGTACGACTTTGCGGTTTGCGCGATCGAACCGGGACCGATCCGTGCGGCCGGCGGCATCACCGTGCAGGCGCCGTATGCGCCCGAGTTGCTGGCGCTGGCCGACACCATCGTCATTCCCGGCTGGCGCGATGCCGACGAGGCGCCGCCGCCCGCGCTGCTGGACCTGCTGCGCGCGGCCCACGCGCGTGGCGCCCGTTTGTGCTCGATCTGCTCGGGTGTGTTCGTGCTCGCTGCCGCCGGCGTGCTCGACGGCCAGCGCGCCACCACCCACTGGCGCTACGCCGAGCGGCTGGCGCAGCGCCATCCGCGCATCCGCGTCGAGCCCGACCTGCTGTACGTCGATAACGGCCAGGTGATCACGGCGGCCGGGTCGGCTGCGGGCCTGGACATGCTGCTGCACCTGGTGCGGCGCGACTACGGTGCGCGCGTCGGCAACATGGTGGCGCAGCGGCTGGTGATCGCGCCGCATCGCGAGGGCGGCCAGGCGCAGTTCGTGCCGCGCCCGGTGGCGTCCAGCGAAGGCGGCAGGCTGTCGCGCCTGCTGGACTGGCTGCGCGGCAACCTGGCGCTGCCGCACACGGTGGCCGCCATGGCCGACCGCGCGGCCATGAGCCCGCGCACCTTGCAGCGCCAGTTCCAGCAGGCGACCGGGCTGGGGCCGGTGGACTGGCTGATCCGCGAGCGCATCGCGCTGGCGAAAGAACTGCTGGAAGCCCCCGAGGTGCCGCTGGCGCAGGTGGCCGAGCGCAGCGGATTCGGTTCGATGGAGTCGTTGCGGCACCATTTCCGGCGGGTGGCGGGGACCACGCCGGGGGCGTATCGCAAGCGGTTTGGGCTCGGCGCGAACGGTTGA
- a CDS encoding rhodanese-like domain-containing protein produces the protein MSLPSAVAAVPAAPSAAALAHFEASFTFETDCWDVHEALAGGAPDFVLLDVRGTEKYAGGHVPGAHDLAHGKIVAGKLAQYPADTLFVVYCAGPHCNGAARAAVRLARLGRPVKLMTGGVTGWLDEGFALAQLP, from the coding sequence ATGTCCCTGCCGTCCGCCGTTGCCGCCGTACCAGCCGCACCCAGCGCTGCCGCCCTCGCCCACTTCGAGGCCAGCTTCACCTTTGAAACCGATTGTTGGGATGTGCACGAGGCGCTGGCCGGCGGTGCGCCGGACTTCGTGCTGCTCGACGTGCGCGGTACGGAAAAATACGCGGGTGGCCATGTGCCGGGCGCGCACGACCTGGCGCACGGCAAGATCGTCGCCGGCAAGCTGGCGCAATATCCGGCCGATACCTTGTTCGTGGTGTATTGCGCCGGTCCGCACTGCAATGGCGCGGCGCGCGCAGCCGTGCGGCTGGCCCGGCTGGGCCGCCCCGTCAAGCTGATGACCGGCGGCGTCACCGGCTGGCTCGACGAGGGGTTCGCGCTGGCGCAGCTGCCATAG
- a CDS encoding DUF1428 domain-containing protein — protein MAYVDGFVIPVPRSKLEDYKKMAAASGAIWKEFGALQFRETVADDVKPGEHTSFPQAVQLKDDEVVVFSWIVYASRAARDEINDKVMKDPRLAEFMQPENMPFDGKRMIYGGFEMIVDL, from the coding sequence ATGGCATATGTCGATGGATTTGTGATTCCTGTCCCCCGCAGCAAGCTGGAGGACTACAAGAAAATGGCGGCGGCAAGCGGCGCGATCTGGAAGGAATTCGGCGCGCTGCAATTTCGCGAGACGGTGGCGGACGACGTCAAACCGGGCGAGCACACATCGTTCCCGCAGGCGGTGCAATTGAAGGACGACGAAGTGGTGGTGTTTTCCTGGATCGTCTATGCCTCGCGCGCCGCCCGCGATGAAATCAACGACAAGGTCATGAAAGACCCGAGGCTGGCCGAATTCATGCAGCCGGAAAACATGCCGTTCGACGGCAAGCGCATGATTTACGGCGGCTTCGAGATGATCGTCGACCTCTAG
- a CDS encoding AI-2E family transporter yields the protein MQPFTFQQKVFLALLGIITIAFIWILVPYGGAVFWGVVLAIIFAPVYRWLLQRTRNKPNLAALLTLLLILVMVILPLTLVAVSIVNQAAAVVEMMQSGQITVGMFFAKVMAVLPDWMINLLDRFHLTSLTNLQDKLTEGAAQVSQEVAKRAINFSLYTMDFLTSLCIAMYLLYFLLRDGDKLAKRIREAVPLSRKYKQRLFQNFTTVIRATVKGNILVAIAQGALGGLAFWYLDVSAPVLWGVLMAFLSLLPAIGAALVWAPVAIYFLATGSVWEGVGLTIYGVVVIGLVDNILRPLLVGKDTKMPDYVVLLSTVGGMALFGLNGFVIGPVVAALFIAAWDLFANASEFHQE from the coding sequence ATGCAACCATTTACCTTCCAACAAAAAGTTTTTCTTGCCCTTCTGGGCATCATCACCATTGCCTTCATCTGGATCCTGGTTCCTTATGGCGGCGCGGTCTTCTGGGGCGTGGTGCTGGCGATTATTTTTGCGCCCGTGTACCGCTGGCTGCTGCAACGCACGCGCAACAAGCCCAACCTGGCAGCGCTGCTGACCTTGCTGCTGATCCTGGTGATGGTGATCCTGCCGCTCACCCTGGTCGCGGTATCGATCGTCAACCAGGCCGCTGCGGTAGTCGAGATGATGCAGTCGGGGCAGATCACGGTGGGCATGTTCTTCGCCAAGGTGATGGCCGTGCTGCCGGACTGGATGATCAACCTGCTCGACCGCTTCCATCTGACCAGTTTGACCAACTTGCAGGACAAGCTGACCGAAGGCGCAGCGCAAGTGAGCCAGGAAGTGGCCAAGCGCGCCATCAACTTCAGCCTGTACACGATGGATTTCCTCACCAGCCTGTGTATTGCCATGTACCTGCTGTACTTCCTGCTGCGCGACGGCGACAAGCTGGCCAAGCGCATTCGCGAAGCCGTGCCGCTGAGCCGCAAGTACAAGCAGCGCCTGTTCCAGAATTTTACGACCGTGATCCGCGCAACCGTCAAGGGCAACATCCTGGTGGCAATCGCCCAAGGCGCGCTGGGCGGCCTGGCCTTCTGGTACCTGGACGTGAGCGCACCTGTGCTGTGGGGCGTGCTGATGGCCTTCCTGTCGCTGCTGCCGGCCATTGGCGCAGCGCTGGTGTGGGCGCCGGTGGCGATCTACTTCCTGGCGACCGGCTCGGTGTGGGAAGGCGTGGGCCTGACCATCTATGGCGTGGTGGTGATCGGCCTGGTCGACAATATCCTGCGTCCGCTGCTGGTCGGTAAAGATACCAAGATGCCCGACTACGTGGTGCTGCTGTCCACCGTGGGCGGCATGGCGCTGTTCGGCCTCAACGGTTTCGTGATCGGCCCGGTGGTGGCCGCCTTGTTCATCGCGGCGTGGGACTTGTTTGCCAATGCCAGCGAGTTTCACCAGGAATAA
- a CDS encoding glutathione peroxidase has product MSKILAHLCAASSLTLLAATSALAQAPAAAGAAPAATVAPASCPAILKQNFKRLQDEAPQDLCQYAGKVILVVNTASYCGFTKQYEGLEALYAKYGSKGLVVLGFPSNDFGQQEPGSAKEIADFCYNTYGVKFPMFSKTVVSGKNPNPLYADLIKATGKAPAWNFHKYLIGRDGKVLTNFGSKVTPEDKQLVGAVEKALAS; this is encoded by the coding sequence ATGTCCAAGATCCTTGCCCATTTGTGCGCTGCCTCGTCCCTGACCCTGCTGGCGGCTACCTCCGCCCTGGCCCAGGCGCCCGCCGCTGCCGGCGCTGCGCCTGCCGCCACCGTGGCGCCGGCCAGCTGCCCCGCCATCCTCAAGCAGAACTTCAAGCGCCTGCAGGACGAGGCGCCGCAGGACCTGTGCCAGTACGCGGGCAAGGTGATCCTGGTGGTCAATACCGCCAGCTACTGCGGCTTCACCAAGCAATACGAGGGCCTGGAAGCGCTGTACGCCAAGTACGGCAGCAAGGGCCTGGTGGTGCTGGGCTTCCCGTCGAACGACTTCGGCCAGCAGGAACCGGGCAGCGCCAAGGAAATCGCCGACTTCTGCTACAACACCTATGGCGTCAAGTTCCCGATGTTTTCCAAGACCGTGGTGTCCGGTAAAAATCCGAACCCGCTGTACGCCGACCTGATCAAGGCTACCGGCAAGGCGCCGGCCTGGAATTTTCATAAGTACCTGATCGGCCGCGATGGCAAGGTGCTGACCAACTTCGGCAGCAAGGTCACGCCCGAAGACAAGCAGCTCGTTGGCGCCGTCGAAAAAGCACTGGCTTCCTGA
- the gabD gene encoding NADP-dependent succinate-semialdehyde dehydrogenase, which translates to MLQLKDPSLLRQQAYINGQWVDADNGATVAVTNPATGEQIGTVPVMGAAETRRAIEAANAAWPAWRKKTARERALILRKWNDLILANTDDLALLMTAEQGKPLTESRGEVAYGASFIEWFGEQAKRVAGETLASPSAGQRILVTREPIGVCAAITPWNFPIAMITRKAGPALAVGCPMVLKPAQATPFSALALAELAARAGVPAGVFSVVTGKSGDVGGEMTANSIVRKLTFTGSTDIGRLLMEQSAPTIKKLSLELGGNAPFIVFDDADLDAAVEGAIASKYRNAGQTCVCANRLYVQDSVYDAFAEKLVAAVQKLKVGNGAEEGVTQGPLIDAKAVEKVEQHIADALDKGARVLTGGKRHALGHSFFEPTVLADVTSDMLVAREETFGPMAPLFRFKTEDEAIALANDTEFGLASYFYARDVGRIWRVSEGLESGMVGVNTGLISNEIAPFGGVKQSGLGREGSHLGIDDYLVVKYVCLGGIA; encoded by the coding sequence ATGCTGCAACTGAAAGATCCATCGCTGCTGCGCCAGCAGGCGTACATCAACGGCCAGTGGGTTGATGCCGACAACGGCGCCACCGTGGCAGTGACCAATCCCGCCACCGGCGAACAGATCGGCACCGTGCCGGTCATGGGCGCAGCCGAAACCCGGCGCGCCATTGAGGCCGCCAACGCCGCCTGGCCCGCCTGGCGCAAGAAAACCGCCCGCGAGCGCGCGCTCATCCTGCGCAAGTGGAATGACCTGATCCTGGCAAACACCGACGACCTGGCGCTGTTGATGACGGCCGAGCAGGGCAAACCGTTGACCGAGTCGCGCGGCGAGGTCGCGTATGGCGCATCGTTCATCGAATGGTTTGGCGAGCAGGCCAAGCGCGTGGCTGGCGAGACGCTGGCGTCGCCGTCTGCCGGCCAGCGCATCCTGGTCACGCGCGAGCCGATCGGCGTGTGCGCCGCCATCACGCCGTGGAACTTCCCGATCGCCATGATTACCCGCAAGGCCGGACCAGCGTTGGCGGTGGGCTGCCCGATGGTGCTCAAACCGGCCCAGGCTACGCCGTTTTCCGCGCTGGCGCTAGCCGAACTGGCTGCGCGCGCCGGGGTGCCGGCCGGCGTGTTCAGCGTCGTCACCGGCAAGTCCGGCGACGTCGGTGGCGAGATGACCGCGAATTCCATCGTGCGCAAGCTGACGTTTACCGGGTCCACCGACATCGGCCGCCTGCTGATGGAGCAGAGCGCGCCCACCATCAAGAAGCTGTCGCTGGAACTGGGCGGCAATGCGCCGTTCATCGTGTTCGACGACGCCGACCTCGATGCGGCAGTCGAGGGCGCGATCGCCTCGAAGTATCGCAACGCCGGCCAGACCTGCGTGTGCGCCAACCGCCTGTATGTGCAGGATAGCGTGTACGACGCCTTTGCCGAAAAACTGGTGGCGGCCGTGCAGAAGCTCAAGGTGGGCAATGGTGCCGAGGAAGGCGTCACGCAGGGCCCGCTGATCGACGCCAAGGCCGTGGAAAAAGTCGAGCAGCATATTGCCGACGCGCTGGACAAGGGCGCCCGCGTGCTCACCGGCGGCAAGCGCCATGCGCTGGGCCACAGCTTTTTTGAACCGACCGTGCTGGCCGACGTCACCAGCGACATGCTGGTTGCACGCGAGGAAACCTTCGGCCCGATGGCGCCGCTGTTCCGCTTTAAAACCGAGGATGAGGCGATCGCGCTGGCCAACGATACCGAATTCGGCCTGGCCAGTTATTTCTATGCGCGCGACGTGGGCCGCATCTGGCGCGTGTCCGAGGGCCTGGAAAGCGGCATGGTCGGCGTCAACACCGGTTTGATTTCGAACGAAATCGCGCCGTTCGGCGGCGTCAAGCAATCGGGCCTGGGCCGCGAAGGTTCGCACCTCGGCATCGACGACTACCTGGTCGTGAAATACGTGTGCCTCGGCGGTATCGCGTAA
- a CDS encoding PPK2 family polyphosphate kinase, giving the protein MTHDARKRFLAPAKPKLRDEDAGNSVFSSRAANPDLSKSKAKALDNERTAGLIDRISDLQDRLYAVHQHKVLLVLQGMDTSGKDGLVRALFSGVNPMGVRAVAFKAPTDAELAHDYLWRVHQHVPVKGEIAIFNRSHYEDVLITRVQGMIDDDECQRRYAHIRDFERMLTETGTVIIKVFLHISHEEQRERLQERLDDPDKQWKFDPNDIEQRKKWDDYVKAYEHAIRATNTDYAPWYIVPADSKVHRNLAIASLLLETLEGMDLQYPPPHPDLSSFTVV; this is encoded by the coding sequence ATGACCCACGACGCCCGCAAGCGCTTTCTCGCGCCCGCCAAACCCAAGCTGCGCGACGAAGACGCCGGCAACAGCGTGTTCTCCAGCCGCGCCGCCAATCCCGACTTGAGCAAGTCGAAAGCCAAGGCGCTCGACAACGAACGCACGGCTGGCCTGATCGACCGCATCTCCGACCTGCAGGACCGCCTGTACGCGGTACACCAGCATAAAGTGCTGCTGGTCTTGCAGGGCATGGATACCTCGGGCAAGGATGGCCTGGTGCGCGCGCTATTTAGCGGCGTCAATCCGATGGGCGTGCGCGCGGTGGCCTTCAAGGCGCCCACCGACGCCGAACTGGCGCACGATTATTTGTGGCGCGTGCACCAGCACGTGCCGGTCAAGGGCGAGATCGCGATTTTCAACCGCAGCCACTACGAGGACGTGCTGATCACCCGCGTGCAGGGCATGATCGATGACGACGAGTGCCAGCGCCGCTATGCCCACATCCGCGACTTCGAGCGCATGCTGACAGAAACCGGCACCGTGATCATCAAGGTATTCCTGCATATCTCGCACGAAGAGCAGCGCGAGCGCCTGCAGGAGCGGCTCGACGACCCGGATAAGCAGTGGAAGTTCGATCCCAACGATATCGAGCAGCGCAAGAAGTGGGACGACTACGTCAAGGCGTACGAGCACGCGATCCGCGCCACCAACACCGACTACGCGCCGTGGTACATCGTGCCGGCCGACTCCAAGGTGCACCGCAACCTGGCCATTGCCAGCCTGCTGCTCGAAACCCTGGAAGGCATGGACTTGCAGTATCCGCCGCCGCACCCGGACCTGTCCTCGTTCACCGTCGTGTAA
- a CDS encoding NAD(P)-binding protein — MLRRSFLVWGGMAGLAAAGSVAGFQRWQEITPVLHYPGRDEGHFLRDRKALPPPSEVIDTDIAILGSGVAGLTAAWKLNKLGKTDMLMIDGPQAYGNAAGGAFGDLAYPTGAHYLPLPSPESVHVREILADLGIIQQDAFGDKPYYDERFILHAPEERLLHDGHWQEGFMPTEGVPQWELDEHARFFKEVERLRQLHGADGRRVFVFPTVMSSEDPVWTALDRITLKAWLEQNGYRSPTLHWYLNYCCRDDYGTRYDQVSAWAGLHYYCSRWGKAANANDGTWLTWPGGLQPLVRGMERASGIERRAGTCISLKKTASGVEALCFRLEAGKPATYLVRARKAICAMPTYVAARVVENIAGYGFDPAQHIPEYAPWLVANFLLKRFPDELPGQPLSWDNVVYSEPGLGFVVSTHQDIRVRPPEKTVFSAYVALSDRTAVNARRWMVAASPEELLALACADLKTAYGAQFAACVERVDITLRGHAMSVPWPNFRSNAGMKALREVDGSILFAHADLSGFSVFEEAAWWGYRAATLAAK; from the coding sequence ATGTTGCGCCGATCATTTTTGGTATGGGGCGGCATGGCCGGCCTGGCAGCCGCCGGCAGCGTGGCCGGTTTCCAGCGCTGGCAGGAGATCACGCCGGTGCTGCACTACCCGGGCCGCGACGAGGGCCACTTTCTGCGCGACCGCAAGGCGTTGCCGCCGCCATCGGAGGTGATCGACACCGACATCGCCATCCTCGGCTCCGGCGTGGCGGGCCTCACGGCCGCCTGGAAGCTCAATAAGCTCGGCAAGACCGACATGCTGATGATCGACGGTCCGCAAGCGTACGGCAACGCCGCCGGCGGCGCCTTCGGCGACCTCGCATACCCGACCGGCGCCCACTACCTGCCGCTGCCGTCGCCCGAGTCGGTGCACGTGCGCGAAATCCTGGCCGACCTGGGCATCATTCAACAGGACGCCTTCGGCGACAAGCCATATTACGATGAGCGCTTCATCCTGCACGCACCGGAAGAGCGGCTGCTGCACGACGGCCACTGGCAGGAAGGCTTCATGCCCACCGAGGGCGTGCCGCAGTGGGAGCTCGACGAACACGCGCGCTTTTTCAAGGAAGTGGAGCGCCTGCGCCAGCTGCATGGCGCCGACGGCCGCCGCGTGTTCGTGTTCCCGACCGTGATGTCGTCGGAAGACCCGGTATGGACGGCGCTCGACCGCATCACGCTCAAAGCCTGGCTGGAACAGAACGGCTACCGCTCGCCCACCTTGCACTGGTACCTGAACTACTGCTGCCGCGACGATTACGGCACGCGCTACGACCAGGTGTCGGCATGGGCCGGCCTGCACTACTATTGCAGCCGCTGGGGCAAGGCCGCCAATGCCAATGACGGCACCTGGCTGACCTGGCCCGGCGGCTTGCAGCCCCTGGTGCGCGGCATGGAGCGCGCGTCCGGCATCGAGCGCCGCGCCGGCACCTGCATCTCGCTGAAAAAGACCGCCAGCGGTGTCGAGGCGCTGTGCTTCCGGTTAGAGGCCGGCAAGCCGGCCACGTACCTGGTGCGCGCCCGCAAGGCCATCTGCGCCATGCCGACCTACGTGGCCGCGCGCGTGGTGGAAAACATCGCCGGCTATGGTTTCGATCCGGCCCAACACATTCCCGAATATGCGCCGTGGCTGGTGGCCAATTTCCTGCTCAAGCGTTTTCCGGACGAGCTGCCCGGCCAGCCGCTGTCGTGGGACAACGTGGTCTATAGCGAGCCGGGGCTCGGTTTTGTCGTCTCCACCCACCAGGACATCCGCGTGCGCCCGCCCGAAAAAACCGTGTTCAGTGCTTACGTGGCGCTGTCGGACCGCACGGCGGTGAACGCGCGGCGCTGGATGGTGGCGGCCAGCCCGGAGGAACTGCTGGCGCTGGCCTGCGCCGATCTGAAAACCGCGTACGGCGCGCAGTTCGCAGCATGCGTGGAGAGGGTGGACATCACCTTGCGCGGCCACGCGATGAGCGTGCCGTGGCCCAACTTCCGCAGCAATGCCGGCATGAAGGCGCTGCGCGAGGTCGATGGCAGCATCCTGTTCGCGCATGCCGATTTGTCGGGGTTTTCGGTGTTCGAGGAAGCGGCGTGGTGGGGTTATCGGGCGGCGACACTGGCGGCAAAGTGA